One Natranaerovirga hydrolytica genomic region harbors:
- a CDS encoding M23 family metallopeptidase: MRKFLNIINTVKWLGFIGILGNILNIPILQLFNLFFLLFFVDILVKPKFYLQSFMQLIGIPIIHIKNKFNMPSLNNYTLKSNYVLPFKGEWTVINGGVYKELSHSWSMGSQRYAYDFLMMDEEGKTYRGDFNKAESYYCYGKDIIAPEDGTIVYIYDKCKDSKIYGNGKIDSFVKDIRGNTIVTKHNDQEYSLVAHIMPNSIQVKKGQSVKKGDTIAKCGNSGNSTEPHIHFQIMNGKNFFTSAGLPIAFENIMIEEKDYYNQLDHRPIPTINNDTDSNGLEGNKKYIRRGQNVKNNAYS, from the coding sequence ATGAGAAAATTTTTAAATATAATTAATACAGTCAAGTGGTTAGGATTTATCGGTATATTAGGCAATATACTTAATATACCGATATTGCAACTATTTAATTTGTTCTTTTTACTATTCTTTGTAGATATACTTGTAAAACCAAAATTTTATTTGCAGTCCTTTATGCAGTTAATTGGCATACCCATAATACATATAAAAAATAAGTTTAATATGCCATCACTTAATAACTATACTTTAAAAAGTAACTATGTTCTTCCTTTTAAAGGGGAATGGACTGTTATAAATGGTGGTGTATATAAAGAACTGTCTCATTCATGGTCAATGGGATCTCAAAGATATGCCTATGATTTTCTTATGATGGATGAAGAGGGAAAGACATATCGTGGGGATTTTAATAAAGCAGAAAGCTATTATTGTTATGGCAAAGATATTATTGCACCAGAAGATGGAACAATTGTATATATATATGATAAATGTAAGGATAGTAAAATATATGGTAATGGTAAGATCGATAGCTTTGTGAAAGACATTCGTGGCAATACCATTGTTACTAAGCACAATGATCAAGAATACAGTTTAGTTGCTCATATTATGCCAAATAGCATACAAGTAAAGAAAGGTCAGTCTGTGAAAAAAGGAGATACCATTGCTAAATGTGGCAATTCAGGGAATAGTACAGAACCCCACATTCATTTTCAAATAATGAATGGGAAAAATTTTTTCACAAGTGCTGGACTTCCAATAGCCTTTGAAAATATTATGATTGAAGAAAAAGACTATTACAATCAACTGGATCATAGACCGATACCAACAATTAATAATGATACAGATTCTAATGGTTTAGAGGGCAATAAGAAATACATTAGACGAGGACAGAATGTGAAAAATAATGCTTACAGTTAA
- a CDS encoding CPBP family intramembrane glutamic endopeptidase, giving the protein MNKEQDIKSIGKLVFLHFFPGVIGTILYVIILRQGILSEYPKVIHLSLASFLSMAPLQIGYLCYKSYTEVNSFNFFKILGLKSKLPLKEYLIYTPVLLIAAGLAMLALNPLTEIMLSWFPDWFTSLYIEDMAQYSKPILLITTLVSFFYLTIIAPIIEELYFRGYLLARMKWMGNYGVLLNIVLFSIYHFWSPWLIVSRSIAFLPWLYVVNKKNSLGLAIAVHCLANFTDVIAMLFLLLQV; this is encoded by the coding sequence ATGAATAAAGAACAAGACATTAAAAGTATAGGCAAACTCGTCTTTTTGCACTTTTTTCCAGGTGTTATAGGAACAATTCTATACGTCATTATTTTAAGACAAGGCATTTTAAGTGAGTATCCTAAAGTGATTCATTTAAGTTTAGCAAGTTTTCTATCAATGGCCCCCCTACAGATAGGCTATTTATGCTATAAATCTTATACAGAGGTAAACAGTTTTAATTTTTTTAAAATATTAGGTCTTAAAAGCAAACTACCGCTGAAGGAGTATCTTATATATACACCTGTCTTATTAATTGCAGCTGGTTTAGCCATGTTGGCGTTAAACCCTTTAACAGAAATCATGTTAAGTTGGTTTCCAGATTGGTTCACAAGCCTATATATTGAAGATATGGCACAATATAGCAAGCCAATTTTATTGATCACAACCTTAGTTAGCTTTTTCTATTTGACCATTATTGCCCCTATCATTGAAGAATTGTATTTTAGAGGGTATCTTTTAGCACGTATGAAATGGATGGGCAATTATGGTGTGTTATTAAACATCGTATTATTTTCAATATACCATTTTTGGTCTCCTTGGTTGATTGTATCAAGAAGCATAGCTTTTCTTCCGTGGCTTTATGTTGTTAATAAAAAGAATTCATTAGGATTAGCAATTGCAGTACATTGTTTAGCCAATTTTACAGATGTTATTGCTATGTTATTTTTATTACTACAAGTATAA
- a CDS encoding FAD-dependent oxidoreductase encodes MRILVIGAVAAGTSAAAKARRNDENAEIVIYEKDHDISYSGCGLPYYIGGEVEDISQLTPRNPKFFKKKYNIDVLVRHEVLQLDTEQKALTVKNLQTGDVFIDHYDKLIIATGALPSVPQIKGIHQKNVFHLRNVQNARDIKAFIQNNKPKKAVIAGTGFIGFEMLENLMAEGIETTLIEIQNKITPNLDEDVATYLENILSKKNITIMKNTAIIEILDDKVILDKGTELDCDMVIMATGVKPNVSLAKTAGIEIGITGAIKVNDKMQTNIKDVYACGDCIETFSLITGKPVYQPLGSTANKTGRIAGDTLTGGSLAYKGNLGTGIYKLFDLTIASTGLTETEAIAEGYEIAICHNIKPDKPKYFNGEEMLIKAIADKDTQRLLGVQIIGFEGVDKRIDVFVTLITYGAKVDELFHLDLAYAPPYSTTKDPVHYTGMILDNMLNRNRHVITSKEAKALANKGEKLQVIDTRVKNQYDSSHVDTAVNIPQDELREKLSTLDKDRMTITYCNKGVTGNAAQNILINNGFNNVCNLSGGHKFYKDTKSKGK; translated from the coding sequence ATGAGAATACTTGTTATTGGAGCAGTAGCAGCAGGTACTTCAGCCGCTGCAAAGGCTCGTAGAAATGATGAAAATGCTGAAATAGTTATATATGAAAAAGATCATGATATTTCTTATTCTGGATGTGGATTGCCTTATTACATAGGTGGTGAAGTAGAGGATATTTCTCAACTCACACCTAGAAATCCTAAGTTTTTCAAAAAGAAATACAACATAGATGTTCTTGTTCGTCATGAAGTTTTACAACTGGATACAGAGCAAAAAGCGTTAACTGTAAAGAATTTACAAACAGGTGATGTTTTTATTGACCATTATGATAAGTTAATAATCGCTACAGGCGCTTTACCCTCAGTTCCTCAAATAAAAGGAATCCATCAAAAAAATGTGTTTCATTTAAGAAATGTACAAAATGCTAGAGATATTAAAGCATTTATACAGAATAACAAACCTAAAAAAGCGGTTATTGCTGGAACGGGATTTATTGGTTTTGAAATGCTAGAGAATTTAATGGCAGAGGGCATAGAAACAACCCTTATAGAAATACAAAATAAAATAACACCTAATCTGGATGAAGATGTAGCTACTTATCTAGAAAACATACTTTCTAAAAAGAATATTACCATTATGAAAAATACGGCTATTATTGAAATACTTGATGATAAGGTTATCTTAGACAAGGGTACTGAATTAGACTGTGATATGGTTATTATGGCAACAGGTGTAAAACCAAATGTGTCCTTAGCTAAAACGGCTGGAATAGAGATTGGTATAACGGGGGCCATTAAAGTTAACGATAAAATGCAAACGAATATTAAAGATGTGTATGCTTGTGGCGACTGTATTGAAACCTTTTCTTTAATTACTGGTAAACCGGTTTATCAACCGTTAGGTTCAACCGCTAATAAAACAGGACGTATAGCTGGAGACACATTAACCGGTGGCTCATTAGCATACAAAGGTAATCTTGGTACGGGCATATATAAATTATTTGATTTAACCATAGCCAGTACAGGATTAACAGAAACAGAAGCAATAGCAGAAGGGTATGAAATAGCCATTTGTCATAACATTAAACCAGACAAACCGAAATATTTTAACGGCGAAGAAATGCTTATAAAAGCTATTGCTGATAAAGATACACAAAGGTTACTAGGTGTACAAATCATAGGTTTTGAAGGTGTGGACAAACGAATAGATGTTTTTGTAACGTTAATTACTTATGGTGCAAAAGTAGATGAATTGTTTCACTTAGATTTAGCATATGCGCCACCGTATTCAACGACAAAAGACCCGGTGCATTATACTGGAATGATTTTAGATAATATGTTAAATAGAAATAGGCATGTTATTACTTCAAAGGAAGCCAAAGCGTTAGCAAATAAAGGTGAAAAGTTGCAAGTTATTGATACAAGGGTTAAAAATCAATATGATTCGTCCCATGTTGATACAGCAGTCAATATTCCCCAAGATGAGTTAAGAGAAAAGTTGTCAACATTAGACAAAGATCGTATGACAATTACTTATTGTAATAAAGGTGTAACAGGAAATGCTGCTCAGAATATTTTAATTAACAATGGCTTTAATAATGTATGTAATCTTTCTGGTGGTCATAAATTCTATAAGGATACAAAAAGTAAAGGAAAATAA
- a CDS encoding MerR family transcriptional regulator translates to MYTIGQISTLLGISKDKLRYYEEKGILSPIQDENNNYRQYDFKDIDTILTIEYYRSLDIGFKTIKSLYEQSSIQELKSVLNKKQDTLSKEISRLNATMDQIEETIEACEKVEKYCNKFLIKPMNPIKVLGEISDFRAYNEFELIHKNSNRIKKNALVKSFKRYITFNDSGIESSKFYITTEPENEDTIDDNVLEFQKCLYTIVEDDNRYSQNNVEEKTFENVQECLSANQYKHKGIAIVSILLIQFYEDDSKTYLEIFIPIE, encoded by the coding sequence ATGTATACAATTGGTCAAATATCTACTCTATTAGGAATTTCAAAAGATAAATTACGGTATTATGAAGAAAAAGGAATCTTGAGTCCTATTCAAGATGAAAACAACAATTATAGGCAGTATGATTTTAAAGACATAGATACTATATTAACAATTGAATATTATCGTAGCCTTGATATTGGATTTAAAACAATCAAATCATTGTATGAACAAAGTAGTATTCAGGAATTAAAAAGTGTTTTAAATAAAAAACAAGATACCCTTTCAAAAGAAATAAGTCGCTTAAATGCAACAATGGATCAAATAGAAGAAACAATAGAAGCCTGCGAAAAAGTAGAAAAATATTGTAATAAATTTTTAATTAAGCCAATGAATCCTATAAAGGTTTTAGGAGAAATTTCTGATTTTAGAGCGTATAATGAGTTTGAATTAATACATAAAAATAGTAATAGAATCAAAAAAAATGCATTAGTAAAAAGTTTTAAAAGGTATATTACTTTCAATGATAGTGGTATAGAATCGAGTAAATTCTATATAACAACTGAGCCAGAGAATGAAGATACTATAGATGATAATGTTCTTGAATTTCAAAAATGTTTATATACAATCGTTGAAGATGATAATAGATATAGCCAAAACAATGTAGAAGAAAAAACGTTTGAAAATGTACAAGAATGTTTATCGGCTAATCAGTATAAACATAAAGGTATTGCCATTGTCAGTATTTTACTCATTCAATTCTATGAAGACGATAGCAAAACATATCTAGAAATTTTTATCCCAATTGAATAG